From a single Labrenzia sp. PHM005 genomic region:
- a CDS encoding TRAP transporter small permease: MQSKPGYLLAVLAPLSFFNSHLLRVGRGVGVVAVALMVVAILIQVVFRYGFNNALPWPDEAARFCMLWMTGLMAPTALRRGGFVAIDTLVIMLPRQLASALSLVLLFVSLAVLVVAVQIGYAEVTGFGGKFATASLYVPSNLSLSEWMRVPRSWMMLSLLVGVVLLILVNVELILRSLIGLFGGEDQLPRIPDADMAGAD, encoded by the coding sequence ATGCAATCAAAACCTGGATACCTATTGGCCGTTCTGGCGCCGCTTTCCTTTTTCAATTCGCATTTGTTGCGGGTTGGTCGTGGTGTTGGGGTTGTTGCGGTTGCTTTGATGGTGGTTGCGATCCTGATCCAGGTTGTGTTCCGCTATGGGTTCAACAATGCGCTGCCCTGGCCCGATGAGGCGGCGCGGTTCTGCATGTTGTGGATGACCGGCCTGATGGCGCCGACGGCGCTGCGGCGGGGCGGATTTGTCGCCATCGATACCCTGGTGATCATGCTGCCCAGGCAGCTGGCAAGCGCCTTGTCCCTGGTGCTGTTGTTTGTCTCGCTTGCCGTTCTCGTTGTTGCCGTTCAGATCGGCTATGCGGAAGTCACCGGTTTTGGCGGCAAATTTGCCACCGCCTCGCTCTATGTGCCCAGCAATTTGAGCTTGAGTGAGTGGATGCGGGTGCCGCGCAGCTGGATGATGCTGTCGCTGCTGGTTGGCGTGGTGCTGCTTATCCTGGTGAATGTGGAACTGATCCTGCGTTCCCTGATCGGCTTGTTCGGCGGTGAAGATCAGCTGCCCCGCATTCCCGATGCAGATATGGCGGGGGCAGACTGA
- a CDS encoding TRAP transporter large permease — MLIWFLPVFLVFLMIGLPVFFGLLAAPGLLLWLNGQERDITLLYRNVYNGMDSFPLMAIPFFMLAGELMNKGGITMRLVEFSQALMGHLRGGLAHVNILSSMLFAGLSGSAVADTSALGSMLIPAMEKQGYTRRFAAAITAASSVIGPIIPPSGIMIIYAYVMGESVAALFLAGIVPGVMVGVGLMLMVKVMADKYDFPVASRKSTWRERGRASLKAFFPLMTPVIILGGILAGVFTPTEAAAVAVAYALVIGLFVLRTLKPHEIPGVLNRAGITSAVVLLLVGAAMAFKTVVSLSHAPEIMADFVLSLTDNPLILLFLINLLLFVVGMFLDAGPAIIILGPILGPIFTSMGVDSIHFAIIMSVNLTIGLATPPMGLVLFVAASVSKERVETIAKAILPFLAVEIAVIFLITYIPALSMTIPRLTGFAN, encoded by the coding sequence ATGCTGATCTGGTTCCTGCCTGTCTTTCTTGTGTTCCTGATGATCGGCCTGCCGGTGTTCTTCGGCCTTCTGGCCGCTCCGGGGCTGTTGTTGTGGCTGAACGGTCAGGAGCGCGACATCACGCTTTTGTACCGCAATGTCTATAACGGCATGGATAGCTTCCCGCTGATGGCGATCCCGTTCTTCATGCTGGCCGGAGAATTGATGAACAAGGGCGGCATTACGATGCGCCTGGTGGAGTTCTCTCAGGCCTTGATGGGGCATCTGCGCGGCGGCCTTGCCCATGTCAACATCCTGTCGTCGATGCTGTTTGCCGGTCTCTCCGGTTCGGCGGTCGCCGACACGTCTGCGCTCGGCTCCATGCTGATCCCGGCGATGGAAAAACAGGGGTACACCCGCCGCTTTGCCGCCGCCATCACCGCGGCCTCCTCCGTCATTGGCCCGATCATTCCGCCGTCCGGCATCATGATCATCTATGCCTATGTCATGGGCGAGAGTGTTGCCGCGCTGTTCCTGGCCGGCATTGTGCCCGGCGTCATGGTCGGTGTTGGCCTGATGCTGATGGTCAAGGTCATGGCCGACAAATACGACTTTCCGGTTGCCTCCAGAAAGTCGACCTGGCGCGAGCGCGGCCGGGCGTCCCTAAAAGCCTTCTTTCCGCTGATGACCCCGGTGATCATTCTGGGCGGCATTCTGGCCGGCGTCTTCACGCCGACAGAAGCCGCGGCCGTCGCCGTGGCCTATGCGCTGGTGATTGGTCTGTTTGTGCTTCGAACCTTGAAGCCTCATGAGATCCCGGGTGTCTTGAACCGGGCCGGCATCACCTCGGCCGTGGTTCTGCTTTTGGTTGGCGCGGCGATGGCCTTCAAGACCGTGGTCAGCTTGAGCCATGCGCCGGAGATCATGGCGGACTTTGTGCTCAGCCTGACCGACAACCCGCTGATCTTGTTGTTCTTAATCAACCTGCTTTTGTTTGTGGTCGGTATGTTTTTGGACGCCGGACCGGCGATCATCATCCTGGGGCCGATCCTGGGGCCGATCTTCACCTCAATGGGGGTCGATTCCATCCACTTTGCCATCATCATGAGCGTCAACCTGACCATCGGTCTGGCGACGCCGCCGATGGGGCTGGTTCTGTTTGTTGCGGCCTCTGTCTCCAAAGAGCGGGTGGAGACGATTGCCAAGGCCATTCTGCCGTTTCTGGCGGTGGAGATCGCGGTGATCTTTTTGATCACCTACATTCCGGCACTGTCCATGACGATCCCGCGTCTGACCGGATTTGCCAACTGA
- a CDS encoding DeoR/GlpR family DNA-binding transcription regulator — protein MKKATNSQTRQSEILQHLKHVGSATVDELAELFRATPQTIRKDLTTLSEANQISRFHGGAALLAGTVYTGFEARREIARAEKESIGKSLASRIPDNCSIILNAGTTTEAVIPHLEHHYGLKVVTDSVHLADKLRHFTGLEVMIPAGVIRGADGVVLGESAVEFIRQFRADFALVGTAAIAADGALLDYDLREASVTRAIIAAARHVFLAADCRKFGHGAPVCFGHLEQIDTLITDAGAGKPFLEACAKNGVEVVIADQREEAGAELA, from the coding sequence ATGAAGAAGGCGACCAATTCGCAGACGCGCCAATCGGAGATCTTGCAGCATCTGAAGCATGTGGGCAGCGCCACGGTCGATGAGCTGGCGGAGCTCTTCCGTGCAACGCCACAAACGATCCGCAAAGACCTGACAACACTCTCTGAAGCCAATCAGATTTCGCGTTTTCACGGTGGTGCGGCGCTGCTGGCGGGGACCGTATACACCGGTTTCGAGGCGCGGCGCGAAATAGCTCGGGCGGAAAAGGAAAGCATCGGCAAAAGCCTGGCATCCCGGATCCCGGACAATTGTTCGATCATCCTGAACGCAGGGACGACAACGGAAGCGGTGATCCCGCATCTTGAGCACCATTATGGGCTGAAGGTCGTTACAGATTCGGTGCATCTCGCAGATAAATTACGGCATTTCACCGGGCTTGAGGTGATGATCCCTGCTGGTGTCATTCGAGGGGCGGACGGTGTCGTTCTTGGTGAAAGCGCCGTGGAATTTATTCGGCAGTTCCGGGCTGATTTTGCTCTGGTGGGCACTGCTGCAATCGCCGCGGACGGGGCGTTGCTTGATTATGATCTTCGGGAAGCCTCGGTCACACGTGCCATCATCGCAGCTGCACGCCATGTGTTTTTGGCGGCCGATTGCCGGAAGTTTGGCCATGGCGCGCCGGTGTGTTTCGGTCACTTGGAGCAAATCGATACCCTGATTACGGATGCAGGCGCCGGCAAACCGTTCCTTGAAGCTTGCGCGAAGAATGGCGTTGAAGTGGTGATCGCTGATCAGAGGGAGGAGGCCGGTGCCGAATTAGCTTGA